The window TAGTTCTGGGCGATCATCGTCTCCAGCACGGCCTTGACCATGTAGAAGGTGCCGGAGAGGTTCACCCGGAGCACTGCGTGCCAGTCCTCGACGGTCATCTTGCGGACGGTCTTGTCGACGGTCACACCGGCGTTGTTGACGAGGATGTCCACGCGGCCCTTGAGCGCCAAGACCTCGTCGACCACGCGCTGGCAGTCGGCCGGTTCGCCGACGTTTCCGCTGTGGATCGAGATCGAGTGGCCTTCCTTGGTCAGCCGCTCCTGCAGTTCCTTGGCCGGGATATCGCCGCGGCTGTAACCGGCGGCGACGTGAATGCCCTGCTCGGCGAGCCGGGTGGTGATGGCCGCCCCGATCCCGCGCACGCCTCCGGTGACGATGGCAACTCGCTGCTCGCTCATGCGATCTCCCTTGTCCGTCGGCCTGAGCCCGGACGCTACGCCGCATCGCGCGACGAGCGGAAGGACCGGGGTCACAATCGGCCGTTCTCCGATCATCGATGATCGGAATGGGCACTCTCATACGTGGGCGGGGTTCTCTCATACGTGAGACGTCATTTCGCGCCCG is drawn from Sporichthyaceae bacterium and contains these coding sequences:
- a CDS encoding 3-oxoacyl-ACP reductase is translated as MSEQRVAIVTGGVRGIGAAITTRLAEQGIHVAAGYSRGDIPAKELQERLTKEGHSISIHSGNVGEPADCQRVVDEVLALKGRVDILVNNAGVTVDKTVRKMTVEDWHAVLRVNLSGTFYMVKAVLETMIAQNYGRIVNISSAVGATGSIGQANYAASKSGQFGFSKSLAREVARKGITVNCVTPGYTETEMVAAIPENVIAGILPTIPVGRFAQPDEVARAVTFLTDDAAGYITGAAIAVNGGWDMA